The Caballeronia sp. Lep1P3 genome window below encodes:
- a CDS encoding chemotaxis protein has translation MTGSTLNPPDEGGVEWGKGHGTGALGPSDSSDSGSDVQGEMRRPGDIEDELDAHALGQSDAQLASDSDRFGTGEDASADGDNNLLADADILPDEVENEDELRNLSDEDADPAADDEEV, from the coding sequence ATGACAGGAAGCACACTGAACCCGCCCGACGAGGGCGGCGTGGAATGGGGCAAGGGACACGGCACGGGCGCGCTAGGCCCGAGCGATTCGTCGGACTCCGGCTCCGACGTGCAGGGCGAAATGCGGCGTCCCGGCGACATCGAGGATGAACTCGACGCGCACGCGCTGGGTCAGTCCGACGCGCAACTGGCAAGCGACAGCGACCGCTTCGGCACGGGCGAGGACGCATCCGCCGATGGCGACAACAATTTGCTCGCCGACGCCGACATCCTGCCCGACGAAGTGGAAAACGAAGACGAACTGCGCAATCTGAGCGACGAAGACGCGGACCCCGCCGCCGACGACGAAGAGGTCTGA
- the otsA gene encoding alpha,alpha-trehalose-phosphate synthase (UDP-forming) — translation MSRLIVVSNRVAPIQEGKPSAGGLAIGVLDALKETGGVWFGWSGEIVGEAAAPVVEKNGNVTYSTVGLTRRDYDQYYRGFSNATLWPTFHYRNDLSRFDREEYAGYMRVNATLAAKLKSQLQPDDIIWVHDYHMLPFAQELRKLGVTNPIGFFLHIPFPVPEVMRTVPPHEELMASLCQYDVVGFQTESDKQSFIDYFERSGRGHFSDDGMLQAFGRMLKVGAYPIGIYPDAIAKAAEQFSGRKQVKSLRDSMRGRKLIMSVDRLDYSKGLVERFQAFERLLLTAPGWHGRVSLVQIAPPTRSDVQTYQRIRQTLEGEAGRINGRFAQLDWTPIQYLNRKYERNLLMALFRLSQVGYVTPLRDGMNLVAKEYVASQDPADPGALVLSQFAGAADQLPGALVVNPFDLSQMSEALERALSMPLAERQARHADMMAPLRENNLSVWRDSFLSDLRSVATATSVTAKTVKTVKQGASEAKRAARA, via the coding sequence ATGAGCAGATTGATCGTGGTATCGAATCGCGTCGCGCCGATCCAGGAAGGCAAGCCCAGCGCGGGCGGTCTCGCGATCGGCGTGCTGGACGCGCTCAAGGAAACCGGCGGCGTGTGGTTCGGCTGGAGCGGTGAGATCGTCGGCGAGGCGGCGGCGCCCGTCGTCGAGAAAAACGGCAACGTGACTTATTCGACGGTCGGCCTCACGCGGCGCGACTACGACCAGTACTACCGCGGCTTCTCGAACGCGACGCTGTGGCCCACATTCCACTATCGCAATGACCTCTCGCGCTTCGATCGCGAGGAATACGCGGGCTATATGCGCGTGAACGCGACGCTTGCGGCGAAGCTCAAGTCGCAGCTTCAGCCCGACGACATCATCTGGGTCCACGACTACCACATGCTCCCGTTCGCGCAGGAGCTGCGCAAGCTGGGCGTCACCAATCCGATCGGCTTTTTCCTGCACATCCCGTTTCCCGTGCCCGAAGTCATGCGCACGGTGCCGCCGCATGAAGAACTGATGGCGTCGCTGTGCCAGTACGACGTCGTCGGCTTCCAGACGGAAAGCGACAAGCAGTCGTTCATCGATTATTTCGAGCGCAGCGGACGCGGCCACTTCAGCGACGACGGCATGCTGCAGGCGTTCGGCCGCATGCTGAAAGTGGGCGCGTATCCGATCGGCATCTATCCCGATGCGATCGCAAAGGCCGCCGAGCAGTTCTCCGGCCGCAAGCAGGTGAAGAGCCTGCGCGACAGCATGCGCGGGCGCAAGCTCATCATGAGCGTCGACCGGCTCGACTATTCGAAGGGGCTCGTCGAGCGTTTTCAGGCGTTCGAGCGCCTGCTGCTGACCGCGCCCGGCTGGCATGGGCGCGTGTCGCTCGTGCAGATTGCGCCGCCGACGCGCTCGGACGTCCAGACGTATCAGCGCATCCGTCAGACTCTGGAAGGCGAGGCGGGGCGCATCAACGGCCGTTTCGCGCAGCTCGACTGGACGCCGATTCAATACCTGAACCGCAAGTACGAGCGCAACCTGCTGATGGCGCTTTTCCGCCTTTCGCAGGTCGGATACGTGACGCCGCTGCGCGACGGCATGAATCTCGTCGCGAAGGAGTACGTCGCGTCTCAGGACCCGGCCGATCCCGGCGCGCTCGTGCTGTCGCAATTCGCGGGCGCGGCGGATCAGCTTCCGGGCGCGCTCGTCGTCAATCCGTTCGATCTCTCGCAGATGTCCGAGGCGCTCGAACGCGCCCTGTCGATGCCGCTCGCCGAGCGTCAGGCGCGCCACGCGGACATGATGGCGCCGCTGCGCGAGAACAATCTGTCCGTCTGGCGCGATTCGTTCCTGTCGGACCTGCGCAGTGTCGCGACGGCCACGTCCGTGACGGCCAAGACCGTGAAGACGGTGAAGCAGGGCGCCTCCGAAGCGAAGCGCGCGGCGCGCGCCTGA